Proteins from a single region of uncultured Cohaesibacter sp.:
- a CDS encoding chemotaxis response regulator protein-glutamate methylesterase — protein MGLMTANAPASSAASRQIKVMVVDDSVVIRGLIGRWISEDPGLVLAGSHRNGRLAVEDIAKSRPDIVVLDIEMPDMDGLTALPQLLRNSPTSKIIMASTLTRRNAEISLRALSLGATDYVPKPESNSQITTSKEFRVELLDKIKAIGGISDGGIAGFRAGRQVGRPGAQAPVARAQQSRQTLAKDGQGAAKPAAATAIAGTGAGGIPLRKFGSARPRALLIGSSTGGPQALEKLLHEIGPQMRSAPILITQHMPATFTAILADHLSRSSGMPAAEARDGEVVQNGHIYVAPGGKHMLLTKQAGQAVIKLTDTPPVNFCKPAVDPLFETAAQVYGSAALAVVLTGMGHDGAAGAQFIVDAGGSIIAQDEASSVVWGMPGAAAHAGVCAAVLPLNQIGAKVMRIFRGERP, from the coding sequence ATGGGTCTGATGACTGCCAATGCTCCGGCATCCAGTGCCGCGTCCCGTCAGATCAAGGTCATGGTGGTGGACGACTCTGTCGTCATCCGGGGCCTGATCGGACGATGGATCAGTGAAGATCCCGGTCTCGTTCTTGCGGGATCGCACAGAAATGGACGTCTGGCTGTCGAAGACATTGCCAAGTCGCGACCAGATATCGTCGTTCTCGATATCGAAATGCCTGACATGGATGGTCTGACCGCGCTGCCGCAATTGCTGCGCAACAGCCCCACCAGCAAGATCATCATGGCATCGACCTTGACGCGCCGCAATGCCGAGATCAGCTTGCGTGCCCTGTCGCTCGGTGCAACGGACTATGTGCCAAAGCCCGAGTCCAACAGCCAGATCACGACATCGAAGGAGTTCCGCGTTGAACTTCTCGACAAGATCAAGGCTATCGGTGGTATCTCTGATGGCGGGATTGCCGGCTTCCGGGCCGGTCGTCAGGTCGGGCGTCCGGGGGCTCAGGCTCCTGTTGCCCGCGCCCAGCAGAGCCGCCAGACCCTTGCCAAAGACGGTCAGGGTGCTGCCAAGCCCGCTGCTGCGACGGCAATTGCCGGAACCGGCGCAGGTGGCATACCCCTTAGAAAGTTCGGATCTGCTCGTCCGAGAGCTCTGCTCATCGGCAGCTCGACAGGTGGCCCGCAGGCGCTTGAGAAGCTGCTCCACGAGATTGGTCCGCAGATGCGGTCGGCTCCGATCCTGATAACCCAGCATATGCCTGCGACCTTCACGGCCATTCTTGCCGATCATCTGTCGCGCTCCTCCGGGATGCCGGCTGCCGAGGCCAGAGATGGTGAGGTCGTACAGAACGGGCATATCTATGTCGCGCCTGGTGGCAAGCACATGCTGCTGACCAAACAGGCGGGACAGGCGGTGATCAAACTGACCGATACGCCACCAGTCAATTTCTGTAAGCCGGCCGTTGATCCGTTGTTCGAGACCGCGGCGCAGGTTTACGGCTCAGCTGCCCTTGCTGTCGTGCTGACCGGTATGGGTCACGACGGAGCAGCGGGCGCGCAATTTATCGTCGATGCCGGCGGAAGCATTATTGCTCAGGATGAAGCGAGCAGTGTCGTCTGGGGAATGCCGGGCGCAGCAGCTCACGCGGGTGTCTGTGCTGCGGTTCTTCCGCTTAACCAGATCGGTGCCAAAGTGATGAGAATTTTTAGGGGTGAGCGACCATGA
- a CDS encoding protein-glutamate O-methyltransferase CheR — translation MTPQDYAFLQGFLKQKSGLVLSDDKQYLIESRLMPIARKNNLSSIADLIGKLRGLGDRTLQTAVVEAMTTNESFFFRDKTPFEHFADTILPHLTATRKSGRVRIWCAAASTGQEPYSLAMSLKENASKLGGLSFEIIGTDISNEVLEKARSGFYSQFEVQRGLPVQLLLKYFKQVGEMWQIAPEIRSMVSYRSFNLLDSFASMGQFDVIFCRNVLIYFDQATKSDIMNRLAKQMPDDGYLLLGAAETVVGLTTAFQNVQGKRGLYTTSRAASQSNASQTPRAVVGGAFPTRTSADLGTTSGTSKPLGHSRFSSIPGGRR, via the coding sequence ATGACGCCACAAGACTACGCTTTCCTGCAGGGATTTCTCAAACAAAAATCCGGCTTGGTTCTTTCTGACGACAAGCAGTATCTGATCGAAAGCAGGCTGATGCCGATTGCTCGGAAGAATAATCTTTCCAGCATCGCCGATTTGATCGGAAAGTTGCGTGGTTTGGGTGACCGGACCTTGCAGACCGCAGTCGTTGAAGCGATGACGACCAACGAGTCCTTCTTCTTTCGCGACAAGACGCCGTTTGAGCATTTCGCGGATACGATCCTGCCGCATCTGACTGCCACGCGCAAATCGGGCCGGGTTCGCATCTGGTGCGCGGCCGCGTCGACCGGGCAGGAGCCCTATTCCCTGGCGATGAGCCTCAAGGAAAACGCCAGTAAACTGGGCGGCCTCAGCTTTGAGATCATCGGGACGGACATTTCAAATGAAGTCCTGGAGAAGGCCAGATCCGGTTTCTACAGCCAGTTCGAGGTCCAGAGGGGTTTGCCGGTCCAGCTGTTGCTGAAATATTTCAAGCAGGTGGGCGAGATGTGGCAGATCGCACCGGAGATCCGCTCGATGGTGTCTTACCGATCCTTCAACCTGCTCGACAGCTTTGCGTCGATGGGGCAGTTTGATGTTATCTTCTGCCGCAACGTTCTCATCTATTTCGATCAGGCAACCAAGTCGGACATCATGAACCGTCTGGCCAAACAAATGCCGGATGATGGTTATTTGTTGCTCGGTGCCGCCGAGACGGTTGTGGGTCTGACGACAGCCTTCCAGAATGTGCAAGGCAAACGTGGTCTCTACACGACGTCGCGTGCAGCGAGCCAGTCCAACGCATCCCAGACACCGCGGGCGGTCGTCGGCGGGGCCTTCCCCACCCGCACCTCTGCTGATCTTGGAACAACGTCTGGGACCAGCAAGCCGCTTGGTCATTCGCGCTTCTCGTCGATCCCTGGTGGAAGGCGATAG
- a CDS encoding histidine phosphotransferase family protein, whose amino-acid sequence MTGTDTLSSMDLAALLCSRVCHDIISPVGAITNGLEVLDEDNGEEMREFAMELITKSAKTASAKLQFARLAFGAAGSAGAEIDTGDAESVARGFMAGEKPELEWQGTRVLMPKNLVKLLLNLILIGGSTIPRGGTIKVSIEGEARYPTFTLVCEGKSARIPASLDRLLRGKPADEHGIDAHAIQPYYTGLLARESKMDLVFDWVDDTITIKAQPVSIPNADEMIGVAQTSDPDQEIPQELAGGA is encoded by the coding sequence ATGACTGGTACCGATACGCTCTCTTCCATGGATCTCGCCGCTCTTCTTTGCAGCCGCGTCTGCCACGATATCATCAGTCCGGTCGGTGCGATCACCAACGGCCTTGAGGTGCTCGATGAAGACAATGGTGAAGAGATGCGCGAATTCGCGATGGAACTCATCACCAAGAGCGCGAAAACGGCCTCGGCGAAATTGCAGTTTGCCCGTCTTGCCTTCGGTGCTGCCGGATCTGCGGGTGCTGAAATCGACACGGGTGATGCAGAGAGTGTTGCGCGTGGCTTTATGGCAGGCGAGAAGCCGGAACTCGAGTGGCAAGGTACTCGCGTTCTGATGCCAAAGAACCTCGTCAAACTGCTGCTCAACCTGATCCTGATTGGCGGCTCGACTATTCCGCGTGGCGGCACCATCAAGGTCTCGATCGAGGGGGAAGCCCGTTATCCCACCTTTACTCTGGTTTGCGAAGGCAAAAGCGCCCGCATCCCGGCAAGTCTTGATCGGCTGCTGCGCGGCAAGCCAGCCGATGAGCACGGCATCGATGCCCACGCCATCCAGCCCTATTACACGGGTCTGCTGGCAAGAGAGTCCAAAATGGACCTCGTTTTCGATTGGGTGGATGACACAATTACCATCAAGGCACAGCCTGTAAGTATTCCAAATGCAGATGAAATGATCGGCGTTGCTCAGACTTCTGATCCAGATCAAGAAATCCCACAGGAATTGGCCGGTGGTGCCTAG
- a CDS encoding response regulator: MKTCLVVDDSSVIRKVARRILEDLDFEIAEAEDGKEALDACAGNMPDAVLLDWNMPVMDGLDFLVELRKLDGGSDPKVIFCTTENDVAHIAKAIRAGANEYIMKPFDREIVEAKLQEVGLI; encoded by the coding sequence ATGAAGACTTGTTTGGTTGTTGACGATTCCAGCGTAATCCGCAAGGTCGCCCGTCGTATCCTTGAGGATCTGGATTTTGAAATTGCCGAAGCAGAGGACGGCAAGGAAGCTCTGGATGCCTGCGCGGGCAATATGCCCGACGCTGTTCTGCTGGACTGGAATATGCCGGTCATGGACGGGCTGGACTTCCTTGTCGAGCTGCGCAAGCTCGATGGCGGATCCGATCCGAAAGTGATCTTCTGCACAACTGAAAATGATGTCGCTCATATCGCCAAGGCCATTCGTGCCGGTGCCAACGAGTATATCATGAAGCCTTTCGACCGTGAGATCGTCGAGGCCAAGTTGCAGGAAGTCGGCCTGATCTAG
- a CDS encoding response regulator transcription factor — protein sequence MRVLLIEDDGATAQSIELMLKSESFNVYTTDLGEEGIDLGKLYDYDIILLDLNLPDMSGYEVLRTLRVSKVKTPILILSGLAGIEDKVRGLGFGADDYMTKPFHKDELVARIHAIVRRSKGHAQSVITTGELTVNLDTKTVEVQGQRVHLTGKEYQMLELLSLRKGTTLTKEMFLNHLYGGMDEPELKIIDVFICKLRKKLATATGGRNYIETVWGRGYVLREPDEDSLRESA from the coding sequence ATGCGCGTTTTGCTAATTGAGGACGACGGCGCCACAGCACAAAGCATCGAACTGATGCTGAAGTCTGAAAGCTTCAATGTCTACACAACCGACCTCGGTGAAGAAGGCATTGATCTTGGCAAGTTGTACGACTATGACATCATTCTGCTGGATTTGAACCTTCCAGACATGAGCGGCTACGAAGTGCTTCGTACCCTGCGCGTGTCCAAGGTGAAAACTCCTATTCTTATTCTTTCCGGCCTGGCTGGAATCGAAGACAAGGTCCGTGGCCTGGGCTTCGGCGCAGACGATTATATGACCAAACCATTCCACAAGGATGAACTGGTCGCACGCATTCATGCAATCGTTCGTCGCTCCAAAGGTCATGCCCAGTCGGTCATCACCACTGGCGAACTGACGGTCAATCTCGACACCAAGACGGTCGAGGTTCAGGGCCAGCGCGTTCACCTGACCGGCAAGGAATATCAGATGCTTGAGCTTCTGAGCCTGCGCAAAGGGACCACGCTCACCAAGGAAATGTTCCTCAACCACCTGTATGGTGGCATGGATGAGCCCGAACTCAAGATCATTGACGTCTTTATCTGTAAGCTGCGCAAGAAACTGGCGACGGCGACAGGTGGACGCAACTATATCGAAACCGTCTGGGGCCGTGGCTATGTGCTTCGCGAGCCGGACGAAGATAGCCTGAGAGAAAGCGCCTGA
- a CDS encoding chemotaxis protein CheW → MSAHKFNDRDDDNMDETIQYVTIFISDQLFGLPISRVHDVFVPESVTRVPLSQTEIAGVLNLRGRIVTAIDMRKRLGIKPLENANSLMAIGIEFREESYGLIIDSVGEVLDLTEASREAVPSNLDPRWADVAAGVHRLENDLMVILDVDRVLGDMVTTGVAA, encoded by the coding sequence ATGAGTGCGCATAAATTCAACGATCGGGATGACGACAACATGGATGAAACCATCCAGTATGTGACCATATTCATCTCTGATCAGCTGTTTGGGCTACCCATCAGCCGCGTGCATGATGTGTTTGTACCGGAATCCGTGACCCGGGTTCCGCTGTCCCAGACGGAAATTGCCGGTGTGCTCAACCTTCGCGGTCGCATCGTTACCGCGATCGACATGCGCAAGCGACTAGGCATCAAGCCGCTGGAAAATGCCAACAGCCTGATGGCCATCGGCATTGAATTCCGTGAAGAATCCTACGGTTTGATCATCGACAGCGTCGGTGAGGTTCTGGATCTGACCGAAGCAAGCCGCGAAGCAGTTCCCAGCAATCTTGATCCGCGCTGGGCGGACGTCGCCGCCGGTGTGCATCGCCTCGAAAATGACCTCATGGTCATCCTCGATGTTGATCGTGTTCTTGGTGATATGGTGACCACGGGCGTTGCTGCCTGA
- a CDS encoding chemotaxis protein CheW, with protein MDDLLREFIEETNESLDVVDVELVKFEQEPNNAQILDNIFRLVHTIKGTCGFLGLPRLESLAHAAETLMGKFRDGAPVTGESVSVILLSLDRIKEIVSELEANEAEPDGSDEDLIDSLDRLSGIGKYANTGGVAAEAPAAEEPVAKAPEKKEKKPAAKAKSDDAPVEVYQVLERELKEGEVSLDDLERAFREADGPDGFDVAQSAKEAAEAAIADAAQMKRAHKVPAKAAAQPAAKDESKKAPEKAEKAEKEAKSGGSHQSSIRVNVETLEHLMTMVSELVLTRNQLLEIVRRHEDSEFKVPLQRLSNVTVELQEGVMKTRMQPIGNAWQKLPRIVRDLANDLNKTIDLVMIGQDTELDRQVLELIKDPLTHMVRNSADHGLEMPAERVAMGKPAKGTIKLSAYHEGGHIIIDIVDDGRGINTERVKDKILKNELATEAELEKMSDAQIHKYIFAAGFSTAEKVTNVSGRGVGMDVVRNNIEVIGGSVDLKSVPGKGSTFSIKIPLTLAIVSTLLVEASGDRFAIPQLSVVELVRVQNNSEHKIERIKDTPVLRLRNKLLPLIHLSNLLGIEEKKDEELELDDNGFIVVMQVGPQTFGVVVDAVFHTEEIVVKPMASMLRHLNLFSGNTILGDGSVIMILDPNGVAQAFGSHVGTDVDAGTEAAQKEALPEEQNTVSLLIFRAGSAEPKAVPLSLVTRLEEFEIEKIEFSNGRDMVQYRGSLMPLVQVNDFVQRRTEGSQPMLVFSDAGRSMGLVVDEIVDIVDEQLNIEVSSEIPGILGTAVIKGKATEIIDVGHFLPQAFEDWFHRKEMSIDEPLIKKLLFVDDSSFFRNMLGPVLKAAGYEVTVCSSGADALAALERDPSYEVVVSDIEMPEMNGFELCEAIRRAPATRDIPIIALSSLCTPAAIERGRQAGFNDYVAKFDRPGLIASLKEQHIELGVAA; from the coding sequence ATGGATGATCTGCTACGCGAATTTATTGAGGAAACTAACGAAAGTCTTGACGTTGTTGACGTTGAGCTTGTGAAGTTTGAGCAAGAGCCAAATAATGCTCAGATCCTCGATAACATATTCCGGCTTGTACATACGATTAAAGGGACCTGCGGGTTTTTGGGATTGCCAAGACTTGAAAGTCTCGCCCATGCCGCTGAGACCCTGATGGGTAAATTCAGGGACGGAGCGCCAGTTACCGGCGAGTCCGTGTCTGTCATTCTTCTCTCTCTGGACCGGATCAAAGAGATCGTCTCAGAGCTCGAAGCGAACGAAGCCGAGCCTGACGGATCTGACGAAGATCTGATCGACAGCCTGGATCGCCTCTCCGGCATTGGTAAATATGCCAATACTGGCGGAGTTGCTGCGGAAGCGCCCGCTGCGGAAGAACCCGTTGCCAAGGCCCCCGAAAAGAAAGAAAAGAAACCTGCCGCTAAGGCCAAGTCGGACGATGCGCCGGTAGAGGTCTATCAGGTGCTCGAGCGCGAACTCAAGGAAGGCGAGGTTTCTCTCGATGATCTTGAGCGGGCGTTCCGTGAAGCTGATGGTCCTGACGGATTTGACGTCGCCCAGAGCGCCAAGGAAGCCGCCGAGGCAGCCATTGCCGATGCCGCTCAGATGAAACGCGCGCACAAGGTTCCTGCCAAAGCGGCAGCGCAGCCGGCTGCCAAGGACGAGAGCAAGAAGGCTCCGGAAAAGGCAGAGAAGGCAGAGAAGGAAGCCAAATCAGGTGGTTCTCACCAGTCTTCCATTCGCGTCAATGTCGAGACCCTCGAACATCTGATGACCATGGTTTCCGAACTGGTGCTGACCCGCAACCAGTTGCTCGAAATCGTGCGCCGTCACGAGGATTCAGAATTCAAGGTGCCTCTGCAGCGCCTGTCCAATGTGACGGTTGAGCTGCAGGAAGGGGTCATGAAGACCCGCATGCAGCCGATTGGCAACGCCTGGCAGAAACTGCCGCGTATCGTGCGCGACCTTGCCAACGACCTGAACAAGACCATCGATCTGGTGATGATCGGTCAGGATACCGAACTTGATCGTCAGGTTCTGGAACTGATCAAGGATCCGCTCACGCACATGGTGCGCAACTCCGCTGACCACGGCCTTGAGATGCCGGCCGAACGTGTGGCGATGGGCAAACCTGCCAAGGGTACCATCAAGCTTTCGGCTTACCATGAAGGTGGCCATATCATCATCGACATCGTCGACGATGGACGCGGCATCAACACCGAGCGCGTGAAGGACAAGATTCTCAAGAACGAATTGGCTACGGAAGCCGAACTTGAGAAAATGAGCGATGCGCAGATCCACAAATACATCTTTGCTGCCGGTTTCTCGACCGCCGAGAAGGTCACGAACGTGTCCGGTCGTGGTGTCGGCATGGATGTGGTGCGCAACAACATCGAGGTTATCGGTGGCTCTGTCGATCTGAAGTCCGTACCCGGCAAGGGGTCGACTTTCTCGATCAAGATTCCGCTGACGCTCGCCATCGTTTCCACCTTGCTGGTCGAGGCATCGGGTGACCGGTTCGCTATCCCGCAACTCTCCGTCGTCGAGCTGGTGCGTGTTCAGAACAATTCCGAGCACAAGATCGAACGCATCAAGGACACGCCGGTCCTTCGGTTGCGCAACAAGCTGTTGCCGCTCATTCATCTGAGCAATCTGCTCGGCATCGAAGAGAAGAAGGACGAAGAACTCGAGCTTGATGATAACGGCTTCATCGTTGTCATGCAGGTCGGGCCACAGACCTTCGGTGTCGTGGTTGACGCTGTCTTCCACACCGAGGAAATCGTGGTCAAGCCGATGGCGTCGATGCTGCGGCATCTGAACCTGTTCTCCGGCAATACCATTCTTGGTGATGGTTCCGTGATCATGATCCTTGATCCGAACGGCGTTGCTCAGGCATTCGGTAGCCATGTCGGCACCGATGTCGATGCCGGAACCGAAGCGGCCCAGAAGGAAGCTTTGCCAGAAGAGCAGAACACGGTTTCTCTCCTTATTTTCCGTGCCGGTTCCGCCGAGCCGAAGGCCGTTCCGCTGTCTCTCGTCACCCGCCTCGAAGAGTTCGAGATCGAGAAGATCGAATTCTCCAACGGTCGCGACATGGTTCAGTATCGTGGCAGCCTGATGCCGCTGGTTCAGGTCAACGACTTCGTGCAGCGCCGCACCGAAGGTTCCCAGCCGATGCTCGTCTTCTCGGATGCCGGTCGGTCCATGGGTCTTGTGGTTGACGAGATCGTCGACATTGTCGACGAACAGCTCAACATCGAGGTGTCCTCCGAAATTCCGGGCATCCTCGGTACGGCTGTCATCAAAGGCAAGGCGACGGAAATCATCGACGTGGGCCACTTCCTGCCGCAGGCGTTTGAGGACTGGTTCCACCGCAAGGAAATGTCAATCGACGAGCCTCTCATCAAGAAACTGCTGTTTGTTGATGACTCGAGCTTCTTCCGCAACATGCTTGGCCCAGTGCTCAAGGCTGCTGGTTACGAAGTGACGGTTTGCTCGAGCGGTGCTGATGCCCTCGCTGCGCTGGAACGTGACCCGAGCTACGAAGTGGTCGTTTCCGATATCGAAATGCCAGAAATGAACGGGTTCGAGCTGTGCGAAGCCATTCGCCGCGCTCCTGCAACCCGCGACATTCCGATCATCGCGCTTTCGTCCCTTTGCACTCCGGCAGCAATCGAACGGGGCCGCCAGGCTGGCTTCAATGACTATGTCGCGAAGTTTGACCGCCCGGGTCTGATTGCTTCGCTGAAAGAGCAGCATATTGAATTGGGAGTTGCAGCATGA